The Megalobrama amblycephala isolate DHTTF-2021 linkage group LG20, ASM1881202v1, whole genome shotgun sequence genome includes a window with the following:
- the LOC125254966 gene encoding josephin-1-like produces the protein MGSTPCSGKGRGVGGFQELGCMPWKVSKQKGEAVGGRGSELEDRPNAGTPPTSSQPPAIYHEKQHRELCALHALNNVFQDGAAFSRDALQDIYQRLSPSTLVTPHKKNMLGNGNYDVNVIMAALQTRGFEAVWWDKRRDVGSIALPNVTGFILNVPSNLRWGPLRLPLKRQHWIGVREVGGVYYNLDSKLRSPHAIGTADELRKFLRHQLRGKNCELLLVVPEEVEVHQTWRSDN, from the exons ATGGGGAGTACTCCATGTTCTGGTAAGGGGAGGGGGGTCGGGGGTTTTCAGGAGCTGGGTTGTATGCCATGGAAGGTAAGCAAGCAGAAAGGAGAAGCCGTCGGTGGACGTGGGTCTGAGTTAGAGGATAGGCCAAATGCTGGAACGCCCCCCACCTCGTCACAACCTCCCGCCATTTATCACGAAAAGCAGCATCGAGAGCTGTGCGCTCTGCATGCCCTAAACAATGTCTTCCAGGACGGAGCAGCATTCAGCCGTGATGCACTTCAGGACATCTACCAGAG gCTCTCTCCTAGCACTTTGGTCACACCCCACAAGAAAAACATGCTGGGTAATGGTAACTATGATGTGAATGTCATCATGGCTGCATTGCAGACCCGTGGGTTTGAGGCTGTTTGGTGGGACAAGAGAAG GGACGTTGGCAGCATTGCACTGCCGAACGTCACTGGTTTCATCTTGAATGTGCCATCCAATCTGCGCTGGGGGCCGCTGCGACTGCCCCTCAAGCGGCAGCACTGGATTGGAGTTCGAGAAGTAGGAGGAGTCTACTATAACTTGGACTCCAAACTGCGCAGTCCTCATGCTATCGGAACAGCTGATGAACTGAG GAAGTTCTTGCGTCACCAGCTTCGAGGGAAGAACTGTGAACTCCTATTGGTCGTGCCAGAGGAGGTGGAAGTCCACCAGACGTGGAGGTCTGATAACTGA
- the xrcc6 gene encoding X-ray repair cross-complementing protein 6, with product MADWGEYYRNEDDEVEQDEEDSGGDYKISGRDSLVFLVDASKEMFIKGEDGEPSNFDMTMQCVRSVYTSKIISSDKDLVALVFYGTEQSKNPRNTFKHVYIYHDLDSPGAQRVQDIDKLQGEKGAQLAEKTLGSGETSLGEALWCCSNLYSDIKLRLSHKRLMIFTCRDDPHGGDAAKDRQARTKASDLKETGVVIDLMHLTKPGGFDVSLFFCDIVSPPEDESELGVQVEPCRKLEDLKKRVRAKELKKRAQSRLTFSLGEGVNLAIGVYVLARTATKPPAVRLYRDTNEPVRTKTRYFHTHNGGILLPNDMKRAQVYGKKQIVMEKDEVDEIKKFDDPNLVLMGFKPMDRLKLHHHLRPALFIYPEEEQIAGSSCMFTALLLKCSEKNVFALCRYIPRRNTPPRFVALVPQREELDQSQTQATPPGFHVIFLPFADDIRTVDAHEGPTASDEQVDKMKEIVHKLRFKYRSDSFENPMLQQHYRNLEALALDMLAPEPIEDLTMPKVNMIDDRLGPLVQEFKDLVYPPDYNPEGKPAAKRKPAESGGGGAEKKPKVEMSEEELKNLVAKGTLGKLTVPLLKDACKQFGIRTTGTKKQELIDALTMQLSK from the exons ATGGCGGACTGGGGAGAGTACTATCGAAACGAAGACGATGAAGTTGAGCAGGACGAGGAAGACTCTGGAG GTGATTACAAAATCAGTGGCCGTGACAGCCTGGTGTTTTTGGTTGATGCATCCAAAGAGATGTTCATCAAGGGTGAGGATGGAGAGCCATCAAATTTTGACATGACTATGCAG TGTGTGCGCAGTGTGTACACTAGTAAGATCATAAGCAGTGACAAAGATCTGGTCGCTTTGGTGTTCTATGGGACTGAGCAGAGCAAGAACCCCAGAAACACCTTCAAGCATGTCTACATTTACCACGACTTGGATTCTCCTG GAGCTCAGCGTGTACAGGATATTGATAAACTGCAGGGTGAGAAAGGAGCTCAGTTGGCTGAAAAGACCCTGGGCAGTGGGGAAACTTCCCTCGGAGAGGCTCTATGGTGCTGCTCCAACCTTTACAGTGACATCAAGTTGCGACTGTCACACAAGCGCCTCATGATCTTCACATGCAGGGATGACCCTCACGGAGGAGACGCCGCTAAAGACAGACAGGCTCGTACAAAAGCTTCTGACCTTAAAGAGACAG GTGTGGTCATAGACTTGATGCACCTCACAAAGCCTGGAGGGTTCGATGTTTCCCTGTTCTTTTGTGATATTGTAAGCCCTCCAGAAGATGAAAGTGAGCTTGGCGTCCAGGTTGAGCCCTGCAGGAAACTCGAGGACTTGAAGAAGAGGGTCAGAGCTAAAGAGTTGAAGAAAAGAGCTCAAAGCAG GTTAACATTCTCGCTCGGAGAAGGTGTCAATCTGGCAATCGGTGTATATGTGTTGGCCAGGACTGCCACCAAACCTCCTGCCGTCAGACTTTACAGAGATACTAATGAACCTGTGCGCACTAAAACCCGTTACTTCCACACCCACAATGGGGGCATACTTTTGCCAAATGATATGAAGAGGGCACAG GTTTATGGGAAGAAACAGATTGTGATGGAAAAGGATGAGGTGGATGAGATTAAGAAGTTTGATGATCCAAATTTGGTGCTGATGGGGTTTAAGCCCATGGACCGCCTCAAACTGCACCATCATTTACGACCTGCACTCTTCATATACCCTGAGGAGGAGCAGATAGCAG gGAGCTCCTGTATGTTTACAGCTCTGCTTCTGAAGTGcagtgaaaaaaatgtatttgcattGTGCAGATACATCCCTCGTCGTAACACTCCACCTAGGTTTGTAGCACTAGTTCCCCAAAGAGAGGAGCTGGATCAGAGTCAAACCCAGGCAACACCTCCAG GCTTCCATGTGATATTTCTTCCCTTTGCTGATGATATACGCACTGTGGATGCTCACGAGGGTCCCACAGCCTCCGATGAGCAGGTGGACAAGATGAAAGAGATTGTGCACAAGCTCCGCTTTAAATACAG GAGTGATTCATTTGAAAACCCAATGCTGCAACAGCACTACAGGAATCTGGAGGCTTTGGCTCTTGATATGCTCGCACCTGAGCCCATTGAGGATCTGACAA TGCCCAAGGTAAATATGATAGATGATCGTCTTGGCCCACTGGTTCAGGAGTTCAAAGATTTAGTCTATCCTCCTGATTATAACCCAGAAGGGAAGCCTGCAGCTAAACGCAAACCTG CTGAATCTGGTGGTGGTGGTGCTGAAAAGAAGCCCAAAGTTGAGATGTCTGAGGAAGAGCTGAAAAACCTTGTCGCAAAGGGCACCTTGGGCAAACTGACAGTTCCTCTGCTAAAAGATGCATGCAAGCAGTTTGGAATACGTACAACAGGAACCAAGAAACAGGAGCTTATAGATGCCCTGACCATGCAGCTCTCTAAATAA